From a region of the Rhinolophus sinicus isolate RSC01 linkage group LG04, ASM3656204v1, whole genome shotgun sequence genome:
- the LOC141571170 gene encoding salivary lipocalin-like, translated as MKLLLLCLGLTLVWAHEEGHHEVVTSNFDIPKISGDWYTILLGSDVKKRIEENSVMRIFMEHIQGWDNSSLTFKFHVKIDGECIDMAGLCDQAAENGVYNVIYAGFVTFRIVEVVYSDYIIFHLISFNNEQTFQMLALFAREPDVNPELKKKFGKICQKYGITEENIVDLTKVDRCLHARGRQLAQASSAK; from the exons ATGAAGCTGCTGTTACTGTGTCTGGGGCTGACTCTAGTCTGGGCACATGAGGAAGGACACCATGAGGTTGTGACAAGCAACTTTGATATCCCAAAG ATTTCAGGGGATTGGTATACCATTCTCTTGGGCTCAGACGTCAAAAAAAGGATAGAAGAAAACAGTGTCATGAGGATTTTTATGGAACATATCCAAGGCTGGGACAACTCTTCTCtgacttttaaatttcatgtaaa AATAGATGGAGAGTGCATTGATATGGCTGGGCTTTGTGACCAAGCAGCAGAGAATGGTGTATATAATGTTATCT ACGCTGGATTCGTTACATTTCGAATAGTTGAAGTCGTCTATAGtgactatattatttttcatctcattAGTTTCAACAATGAGCAAACATTCCAAATGCTGGCACTCTTTG CCCGAGAACCAGATGTGAATCCGGAACTCAAGAAAAAGTTTGGGAAAATTTGCCAAAAATATGGAATTACTGAGGAAAACATAGTTGATCTGACAAAAGTTG ATCGCTGTCTCCACGCCCGAGGGAGGCAACTGGCCCAGGCATCCAG TGCTAAGTGA